In one Neobacillus sp. WH10 genomic region, the following are encoded:
- the icmF gene encoding fused isobutyryl-CoA mutase/GTPase IcmF — protein MGNYQPKHHIRFVTASSLFDGHDASINIMRRILQASGAEVIHLGHNRSVEEVVNAAIQEDVQGIAISSYQGGHVEYFKYMYDLLKEKGAPNIRIYGGGGGVIIPREIDELHQYGIARIFSPEDGRVLGLQGMIDQMIRDCDFATVTTDVTEQIEKLPSGDVNSIAKLITLAELHVDKRNEAAATAEQVLEQVKSLEKGIPVVGITGTGGAGKSSLTDELIRRFINEFPEKRVAILSVDPTKQKTGGALLGDRIRMNAIFSPNVYMRSLATRRSKNELSLAIKDAVAVTKAAGFDLVIVETSGIGQGDAEITEICDVSMYVMTSEFGAPSQLEKIDMLDFADLIVINKFERKGSEDAKRQVQKQYQRNHMLFEQELEEMPVYGTIASQFHDPGTNALFAALVEKINQKMATDWVTSFSKNAVVEKQNVIIPTDRRYYLREISETVRGYHKKAEEQANIARKLFQLEGAIAAVNEQPEVVAALGVVQQETEALLTPESRKILGSWAQTKAAYAGDQFVTRIRDKEIITVLKSKSLSGLDIPKVALPKYKDYGEILRWVYQENVPGSFPYTAGVFPFKREGEDPKRQFAGEGTPERTNRRFHYLSKDDAAKRLSTAFDSVTLYGEDPDHRPDIYGKVGESGVSICTLDDMKKLYNGFDLCHPSTSVSMTINGPAPIILAMFMNTAIDQQVQEKEAELGRVLTVEEFAEVRAYTLRTVRGTVQADILKEDQGQNTCIFSTEFALRMMGDIQQYFIDHQVRNYYSVSISGYHIAEAGANPISQLAFTLSNGFTYVEYYLSRGMNIDDFAPNLSFFFSNGLDPEYTVIGRVARRIWATVMRDKYGANERSQKLKYHVQTSGRSLHAQEIDFNDIRTTLQALMALHDNCNSLHTNAYDEAITTPTEESVRRAMAIQMIITKEHGLTKNENPLQGSFVVEELTDLVEEAVLQEFERLNDRGGVLGSMETQYQRGKIQDESMYYEMKKHTGELPIIGVNTYLNPNPPSEEDVNNMELARATTEEKELQIHNLRAFQEAHALKAADALKRLKEAAVSGGNIFAELMETVQVASLGQITRALYEVGGQYRRNM, from the coding sequence ATGGGAAATTATCAGCCAAAGCATCATATCCGCTTTGTGACAGCATCGAGCTTATTTGACGGCCATGATGCTTCAATCAACATTATGCGCAGGATTCTCCAGGCGAGCGGGGCAGAGGTCATCCACCTTGGTCACAACCGCTCAGTGGAGGAGGTCGTGAACGCTGCGATTCAGGAGGATGTGCAGGGGATTGCGATTTCGTCTTATCAAGGCGGGCACGTTGAATACTTTAAATATATGTACGATCTGTTAAAGGAAAAAGGGGCGCCGAACATCCGCATATACGGCGGCGGCGGGGGGGTTATTATACCACGCGAAATAGATGAACTGCACCAATACGGGATTGCCAGGATTTTTTCGCCTGAAGATGGCCGGGTACTTGGCTTGCAGGGCATGATTGACCAGATGATTAGGGATTGTGACTTTGCCACTGTCACAACAGATGTAACCGAGCAAATCGAAAAACTGCCATCCGGAGACGTTAACAGCATTGCCAAGCTGATTACCTTAGCAGAGCTACATGTGGATAAAAGGAACGAGGCTGCGGCAACAGCAGAGCAGGTGCTTGAACAAGTAAAGTCACTCGAGAAAGGGATTCCTGTGGTTGGAATCACGGGAACGGGCGGAGCCGGAAAAAGTTCATTAACGGACGAATTAATCCGCCGCTTTATTAATGAATTCCCTGAGAAACGCGTAGCGATTCTATCGGTCGACCCGACAAAGCAAAAAACGGGCGGGGCGCTGCTCGGCGACCGAATTCGCATGAATGCGATTTTCTCACCGAATGTGTATATGCGCAGCCTCGCGACCCGAAGATCGAAAAATGAGCTTTCGCTGGCGATTAAAGATGCGGTGGCCGTGACAAAGGCAGCGGGATTTGACTTAGTAATCGTCGAAACAAGCGGTATTGGCCAAGGGGATGCGGAAATCACAGAAATCTGCGATGTGTCGATGTACGTAATGACCAGTGAATTTGGAGCACCGTCACAGCTTGAAAAAATTGATATGCTCGACTTTGCTGATCTAATTGTTATCAATAAATTTGAGCGTAAGGGTTCAGAGGATGCGAAGCGCCAGGTACAAAAGCAGTATCAGCGTAATCATATGCTGTTTGAGCAGGAGCTCGAGGAAATGCCGGTGTACGGCACGATTGCCAGCCAGTTTCATGACCCGGGCACGAATGCTTTATTTGCGGCGTTAGTGGAAAAGATTAATCAAAAGATGGCGACCGATTGGGTGACGTCTTTTAGCAAAAATGCAGTTGTTGAAAAGCAAAACGTCATCATCCCAACTGACCGCCGCTATTATTTACGGGAAATCTCGGAAACGGTACGTGGCTACCATAAGAAGGCAGAAGAGCAGGCAAATATTGCCCGGAAATTATTCCAGCTGGAAGGGGCGATTGCTGCAGTTAACGAGCAGCCGGAAGTAGTTGCAGCTTTAGGGGTAGTCCAGCAGGAAACCGAAGCCCTGCTGACGCCGGAATCAAGGAAAATTCTTGGTTCGTGGGCGCAAACTAAGGCTGCCTACGCCGGTGATCAATTCGTTACGAGAATCCGCGATAAAGAGATTATCACAGTGTTAAAATCAAAAAGCTTATCAGGACTTGATATTCCGAAAGTTGCTTTGCCAAAATATAAGGATTACGGTGAAATCCTTCGCTGGGTTTACCAGGAAAATGTTCCTGGCTCGTTCCCGTATACGGCCGGGGTATTCCCGTTCAAACGTGAGGGCGAAGATCCGAAACGGCAATTTGCCGGTGAAGGGACACCGGAACGGACGAACCGCCGTTTCCATTATTTATCGAAGGACGATGCCGCGAAGCGCTTAAGTACAGCGTTTGACTCGGTGACCTTGTATGGAGAAGACCCTGATCACCGCCCGGACATTTACGGAAAAGTCGGCGAGAGCGGTGTCAGCATTTGTACGCTCGACGACATGAAAAAATTGTATAACGGCTTTGATCTATGTCACCCGTCGACATCGGTATCGATGACCATCAATGGTCCGGCACCAATTATATTAGCGATGTTCATGAACACCGCGATTGATCAGCAGGTACAAGAGAAAGAAGCCGAGCTTGGCCGCGTATTGACGGTCGAAGAATTCGCGGAAGTTCGGGCGTATACTTTACGGACGGTTCGCGGCACGGTCCAGGCTGATATTTTAAAAGAAGACCAAGGCCAAAATACTTGTATTTTTTCAACAGAATTTGCTCTAAGGATGATGGGCGATATTCAGCAATATTTCATTGATCATCAAGTGCGCAACTACTATTCTGTTTCGATTTCCGGCTATCATATTGCTGAAGCAGGAGCTAACCCGATTTCACAGTTGGCGTTTACTTTGTCGAATGGGTTTACTTATGTTGAGTATTATCTGAGCCGCGGCATGAACATTGATGATTTCGCGCCGAATCTGTCGTTCTTTTTCTCGAATGGCTTAGATCCGGAGTATACGGTAATAGGACGGGTGGCTCGCCGGATTTGGGCAACGGTGATGCGTGATAAGTATGGTGCGAACGAGCGCAGTCAAAAGCTGAAATATCATGTTCAGACATCGGGGCGTTCACTGCACGCCCAGGAAATTGATTTCAACGATATCCGCACAACCCTACAGGCGTTAATGGCCTTGCATGATAACTGTAATTCGCTGCACACGAATGCCTATGATGAGGCGATTACGACGCCAACTGAGGAATCGGTGCGCCGGGCGATGGCGATTCAGATGATAATTACAAAAGAGCACGGGTTGACGAAAAATGAAAATCCGCTTCAAGGTTCTTTCGTGGTAGAAGAACTGACGGATCTTGTTGAGGAAGCCGTTCTCCAGGAATTCGAACGCTTGAACGACCGAGGCGGGGTGCTTGGTTCGATGGAAACTCAGTACCAGCGCGGCAAAATCCAGGATGAGTCGATGTACTATGAAATGAAAAAGCATACCGGTGAATTGCCGATAATCGGGGTCAACACGTATTTGAACCCGAACCCTCCTTCAGAGGAAGACGTGAATAATATGGAACTGGCTCGGGCAACGACCGAGGAAAAGGAGCTGCAAATTCATAATTTGCGCGCCTTCCAGGAAGCGCACGCACTTAAAGCGGCGGATGCCTTAAAACGATTGAAAGAAGCGGCTGTCAGCGGAGGAAATATTTTTGCTGAACTTATGGAAACCGTTCAAGTTGCAAGCCTCGGCCAAATTACAAGGGCACTATATGAAGTCGGCGGGCAGTATCGCCGGAATATGTAA
- a CDS encoding acyl-CoA dehydrogenase, with translation MNLTFTEEQEMMRKMVRDFAQSEIAPFIEKMEKGEFPREILRKMGELGLMGIPVPEKYGGAEMDFTSYIIAINELSKVSATIGVILSVHTSVCTNPILYFGTEEQKQRYVPKLASGEYLGAFCLTEPSSGSDAASLKTRAVKKGDHYVLNGSKMFITNGGEADIYIVFATTDPKLGTKGIAAFIVEKNTPGLIIGKDEKKMGLHGSRTVQLTFEDLHVPVGNLLGNESEGFKIAMANLDVGRIGIATQALGIAEAALMAATAYAKERQQFGKPIAAQQGIAFKLADMATSVEAAKLLVYRAADLRSQGLKCGLEASMAKLFATRTAVEVTSEAIQVFGGYGYTEDYPVERYFRDAKVTEIYEGTSEIQRIVISKYL, from the coding sequence GTGAATCTTACATTTACTGAAGAACAAGAAATGATGCGAAAAATGGTGCGCGATTTTGCCCAGAGCGAAATTGCCCCGTTTATAGAGAAGATGGAAAAAGGAGAATTCCCTCGAGAAATTCTTCGAAAAATGGGTGAACTTGGCCTGATGGGTATTCCAGTTCCGGAAAAATACGGCGGTGCCGAAATGGATTTTACCTCCTATATCATTGCGATAAATGAACTTTCAAAAGTAAGCGCCACAATTGGTGTCATTCTATCCGTTCATACATCGGTTTGTACGAACCCGATTCTTTACTTCGGGACAGAAGAACAGAAGCAAAGGTATGTTCCGAAGCTTGCCTCAGGAGAGTATTTGGGTGCCTTTTGTTTAACCGAGCCAAGCTCAGGTTCTGATGCCGCGAGCTTGAAGACCCGGGCTGTCAAGAAGGGCGATCACTATGTTCTCAATGGCTCAAAAATGTTTATTACGAATGGCGGCGAGGCCGATATTTATATCGTTTTTGCGACTACCGATCCGAAATTAGGCACAAAAGGCATTGCCGCGTTTATTGTGGAAAAAAATACCCCTGGTCTCATTATCGGTAAGGATGAGAAAAAAATGGGCTTGCACGGATCAAGAACCGTACAGCTGACGTTTGAAGATTTGCATGTCCCAGTGGGAAATCTTTTGGGCAATGAAAGTGAAGGCTTTAAAATTGCCATGGCAAACCTAGATGTTGGCCGTATTGGGATCGCGACACAGGCACTCGGAATTGCCGAGGCTGCGCTAATGGCAGCAACTGCCTACGCGAAGGAACGCCAGCAATTTGGCAAGCCGATTGCTGCGCAGCAAGGGATTGCCTTTAAGCTAGCTGACATGGCGACAAGTGTCGAGGCAGCAAAACTATTAGTTTATCGTGCCGCGGATTTACGGAGCCAAGGCTTGAAATGCGGCTTGGAAGCCTCGATGGCAAAGTTGTTTGCTACAAGGACAGCAGTTGAGGTCACTTCTGAAGCGATTCAAGTATTTGGCGGCTATGGCTATACGGAAGATTACCCAGTTGAACGCTACTTCCGCGATGCTAAGGTAACGGAGATCTACGAAGGTACGAGTGAAATTCAGCGGATTGTGATTAGTAAGTATCTTTAA
- a CDS encoding 3-hydroxybutyryl-CoA dehydrogenase — MKVSNVMVIGAGQMGSGIAQVCAQAGYKVVLNDLKPEFVERGLGVINKNLSRSVDKGRMTEEQKQEVLARLTTSTNLNDASGVDLVIEAAVENMEIKAKIFAQLDEIVPEHVILASNTSSLPITEIAAATKRPEKVIGMHFMNPVPVMKLVEIIRGLATADEVYQVIEDMTKTLSKVPVEVNDFPGFVSNRILMPMINEAIYTLYEGVATKEAIDEVMKLGMNHPMGPLTLADFIGLDTCLFIMETLHEGFGDDKYRPCPLLRKYVKAGWLGKKTGRGFYKYE, encoded by the coding sequence ATGAAGGTTTCAAATGTAATGGTTATCGGCGCAGGGCAGATGGGCTCAGGAATTGCTCAGGTTTGTGCCCAAGCAGGATACAAGGTGGTATTAAACGATTTAAAACCAGAATTCGTCGAGCGCGGCTTAGGAGTCATCAATAAAAATCTATCGCGCAGCGTCGATAAAGGCCGGATGACAGAGGAACAGAAGCAGGAAGTATTGGCAAGACTGACTACGTCAACAAACCTGAACGATGCAAGCGGTGTTGATCTTGTTATCGAAGCGGCTGTTGAAAATATGGAAATCAAAGCGAAGATTTTTGCCCAATTAGATGAAATTGTTCCGGAACATGTGATATTAGCGAGCAATACGTCATCACTACCCATCACCGAAATTGCTGCAGCGACGAAGCGTCCGGAAAAGGTGATCGGGATGCACTTTATGAATCCGGTACCGGTGATGAAACTCGTAGAAATTATCCGCGGCCTGGCAACAGCCGATGAAGTGTACCAAGTGATTGAAGATATGACAAAAACCTTGAGCAAGGTGCCGGTTGAAGTCAATGACTTCCCTGGATTCGTGTCCAACCGCATACTTATGCCAATGATCAACGAAGCGATTTATACGTTGTACGAGGGCGTTGCCACGAAGGAAGCAATTGACGAGGTGATGAAGCTCGGTATGAATCACCCAATGGGACCGCTGACCTTGGCTGATTTTATCGGCTTAGATACATGCTTGTTTATTATGGAAACGCTTCATGAAGGCTTCGGGGATGACAAATACCGTCCATGCCCGCTGCTGCGCAAGTATGTCAAAGCAGGCTGGCTCGGCAAGAAAACAGGACGCGGGTTCTACAAATACGAATAA
- a CDS encoding acetyl-CoA C-acetyltransferase yields MGKTVILSGVRTPFGKLGGALSSFTASQLGGFAVKEALVRAGVKPEEVQEVILGTVLQGGQGQIPSRQAAHYAGLPWEVKTETINKVCASGMRSVTLADQIIRAGDEEVIVAGGMESMSNAPYILPKARWGFRMGDSSVKDLMIHDGLSCSFTGVHMGTYGNSTAAEMEITREAQDEWALRSHVRALAAIESGKLAKEIVPVEVPQRKGAPVVVTQDEGPRKDTSLERLAKLAPVFNSTGTITAGNAPGVNDGAAALVLMSEERAVRECREVEAVILGHAAIAIEAKDFPQTPGLVINELLRKTGRSLDEIDLFEINEAFAAVALVSGKIAGLDPEKVNVNGGAVALGHPIGASGARIIITLMHELKRRGGGIGIAAICSGGGQGDAVMIEVPKSEGEN; encoded by the coding sequence ATGGGAAAAACAGTTATTTTAAGCGGGGTTAGAACACCATTTGGAAAATTAGGGGGAGCATTGAGCAGCTTTACTGCTTCACAGCTTGGGGGATTCGCTGTAAAAGAGGCATTGGTACGAGCAGGTGTAAAGCCAGAAGAAGTACAGGAAGTCATTCTTGGAACAGTTTTACAAGGTGGACAGGGGCAAATCCCTTCCCGCCAGGCAGCGCATTATGCCGGCCTTCCATGGGAAGTTAAAACAGAAACGATTAATAAAGTCTGTGCCTCCGGGATGCGCTCTGTTACATTAGCCGATCAAATCATTCGTGCAGGAGACGAAGAAGTGATCGTCGCAGGCGGGATGGAATCGATGAGCAACGCCCCATATATTTTACCAAAAGCAAGATGGGGCTTTAGAATGGGCGATTCTTCCGTTAAGGATTTAATGATTCATGACGGCTTAAGCTGCAGCTTTACCGGTGTTCACATGGGGACTTACGGAAACTCGACAGCCGCAGAAATGGAGATTACGCGTGAGGCTCAGGACGAGTGGGCATTAAGAAGTCATGTCCGGGCACTTGCGGCCATCGAGAGCGGGAAATTAGCTAAAGAGATTGTTCCAGTAGAGGTACCGCAGCGAAAAGGGGCACCGGTCGTTGTCACGCAAGACGAGGGGCCGCGAAAAGATACTTCTTTAGAACGTCTTGCCAAACTAGCGCCAGTCTTTAATTCAACAGGAACGATTACCGCCGGGAATGCCCCTGGTGTTAATGACGGTGCGGCCGCCCTCGTGCTCATGAGTGAAGAACGTGCTGTACGGGAATGCCGTGAGGTGGAAGCCGTAATTCTTGGCCATGCCGCAATTGCTATAGAAGCAAAGGATTTCCCGCAAACACCGGGACTTGTCATTAATGAACTTTTACGAAAAACCGGCAGAAGCTTAGATGAAATTGATTTGTTTGAAATTAACGAAGCCTTTGCCGCTGTTGCTTTAGTTAGCGGAAAAATAGCCGGACTAGACCCGGAAAAGGTCAATGTCAATGGCGGTGCGGTTGCGTTAGGGCATCCGATTGGCGCAAGCGGAGCGCGCATTATCATCACATTGATGCACGAACTGAAGCGCCGTGGCGGCGGAATTGGTATTGCTGCGATTTGCAGCGGCGGCGGCCAGGGTGATGCTGTGATGATCGAGGTGCCGAAATCAGAAGGGGAAAATTGA
- a CDS encoding CTP synthase has translation MTKYIFVTGGVVSSLGKGITASSLGRLLKNRGLNVTIQKFDPYINVDPGTMSPYQHGEVFVTGDGAETDLDLGHYERFIDINLNKYSNVTTGKIYSSVLRKERRGDYLGATVQVIPHITNEIKDRVFRAGKETNADVVITEIGGTVGDIESLPFLEAIRQIKSDIGRDNVMYIHCTLIPYIKAAGEMKTKPTQHSVKELRSLGIQPNIIVVRTEMPVSQDMKDKLALFCDIDAKAVIECQDADTLYSIPLALQEQNMDQIVCDHLKLDTNKADMTEWKALVDRVLNLSNKTRIGLVGKYVELQDAYISVVEAMKHAGYSFDSDVEIKWINSEEVTRENVAELLDEVDGVLVPGGFGDRGIEGKIEATRYARETKKPFLGICLGMQLATIEFARNVLGLKDAHSAEFVPETAHPIIDLLPEQKDVEDLGGTLRLGLYPCRLIEGTKAYAAYEDEVVYERHRHRYEFNNHYRQEMEAHGFVFSGTSPDGRLVEIIELTDHPWFVASQFHPEFVSRPTRPQPLFRDFIKATIQK, from the coding sequence ATGACAAAGTATATTTTTGTAACCGGTGGGGTTGTTTCCTCACTCGGAAAAGGCATCACCGCGTCCTCTCTTGGGCGCCTCTTGAAAAACCGGGGCTTGAATGTAACAATACAGAAATTCGACCCATATATTAACGTCGACCCGGGAACGATGAGCCCATATCAGCATGGTGAAGTATTCGTAACTGGTGATGGTGCGGAAACAGACTTGGATTTAGGTCACTATGAGCGCTTTATTGATATCAATTTAAACAAGTATTCTAACGTAACGACTGGAAAAATTTATTCATCAGTGCTTAGAAAAGAACGCCGCGGCGATTATTTGGGTGCAACTGTACAGGTTATTCCTCACATTACGAATGAAATTAAGGATCGCGTTTTCCGTGCTGGTAAGGAGACAAATGCCGATGTGGTTATCACGGAAATCGGTGGTACGGTTGGTGATATCGAATCACTGCCATTTTTAGAAGCTATCCGCCAAATTAAAAGTGATATCGGCCGTGACAATGTAATGTATATTCACTGTACGCTAATCCCGTACATCAAAGCTGCAGGGGAAATGAAGACAAAACCGACACAGCACAGTGTAAAAGAGTTGCGCAGCCTTGGTATTCAGCCAAATATTATCGTGGTGCGTACAGAAATGCCGGTTTCACAAGACATGAAGGACAAACTTGCCTTGTTCTGTGATATCGATGCGAAAGCAGTCATCGAATGTCAGGATGCAGATACCCTTTATTCGATCCCGCTTGCACTTCAAGAGCAAAATATGGACCAAATTGTCTGTGACCATCTGAAATTAGACACGAATAAAGCAGATATGACCGAGTGGAAGGCGTTAGTTGACCGCGTTCTGAACCTATCGAACAAAACGCGCATTGGTCTTGTCGGGAAATATGTAGAGCTGCAAGATGCCTATATCTCTGTTGTAGAAGCGATGAAGCATGCCGGTTATTCTTTTGATTCTGATGTGGAAATTAAGTGGATTAATTCAGAAGAGGTTACAAGAGAAAATGTAGCTGAGCTTCTTGATGAAGTGGATGGAGTGCTTGTTCCTGGAGGCTTTGGTGACCGCGGGATTGAAGGGAAAATTGAAGCAACCCGCTATGCACGTGAAACGAAGAAACCATTCCTAGGCATTTGTTTAGGGATGCAGCTGGCAACGATTGAATTTGCCCGTAATGTTCTAGGGCTAAAAGATGCCCATTCTGCAGAATTTGTGCCTGAAACTGCACATCCAATTATTGATTTACTTCCAGAGCAGAAGGATGTCGAGGACTTAGGTGGAACACTTCGTTTAGGTCTATATCCTTGCCGTTTGATTGAAGGAACGAAGGCATATGCTGCCTATGAGGATGAAGTAGTGTATGAGCGTCATCGTCACCGTTATGAATTTAACAATCATTATCGTCAAGAAATGGAAGCACACGGCTTTGTTTTCTCTGGTACGAGCCCAGACGGCCGTTTGGTTGAAATTATTGAGCTTACGGATCACCCATGGTTCGTAGCTTCCCAGTTCCATCCGGAATTTGTTTCAAGACCAACGCGTCCTCAGCCGTTGTTCAGGGATTTTATTAAGGCAACGATTCAAAAGTAA
- a CDS encoding TetR/AcrR family transcriptional regulator, with protein sequence MNKREVQASVKDERLVQKRRDQMIKGAVALFKQKGFHRTTTREIAKAAGFSIGTLYEYIRTKEDVLYLVCDSIYDHVSERLQQDLALKKGTLDSLKLGIANFFQVMDEMQAEVLVMYQEVKSLSKDALPYVLKKEMEMVGMFENLLSRCVENGELHLSEKQVQIIAHNIFVQGQMWGFRRWALRKLFTLEEYIELQTENLLSGISGEVPAAAKVPEQ encoded by the coding sequence ATGAATAAGCGGGAAGTACAGGCTTCGGTTAAGGATGAGCGCCTTGTGCAAAAAAGACGGGATCAAATGATCAAAGGGGCCGTAGCACTTTTTAAACAAAAGGGGTTTCACCGGACGACGACAAGGGAAATTGCCAAAGCTGCAGGATTTAGCATCGGTACGCTGTATGAATACATTCGCACAAAGGAAGACGTGCTTTATCTTGTTTGTGACAGCATTTATGACCATGTCAGTGAGCGCCTGCAGCAGGATCTCGCCTTGAAAAAGGGGACATTGGATAGCTTAAAGCTTGGAATTGCCAACTTTTTTCAGGTGATGGATGAGATGCAGGCGGAAGTACTCGTGATGTATCAAGAAGTAAAGTCGCTTTCGAAGGACGCTCTTCCATATGTGTTAAAAAAAGAAATGGAAATGGTCGGCATGTTTGAGAACCTGCTTTCGAGATGTGTCGAAAATGGAGAGCTCCATCTGTCAGAGAAACAAGTGCAAATCATTGCTCATAATATTTTTGTCCAGGGGCAAATGTGGGGCTTCCGCCGCTGGGCGTTAAGGAAATTATTTACCCTGGAAGAATATATTGAATTGCAGACTGAAAATTTATTATCGGGGATTAGTGGAGAGGTCCCGGCGGCTGCAAAAGTTCCGGAACAATAG
- a CDS encoding acyl-CoA dehydrogenase, translated as MQFKLSEEHEMIRKMVRDFARNEVAPTAAERDEEERFDREIFDKMAELGLTGIPWPEEYGGIGSDYLAYCIAVEELSRVDASTGVLLSAHTSLAGWPIYKFGSEEQKQTYLRPMAEGTKIGAYGLTEPGSGSDAGGMRTTARLEGDHYVLNGSKIFITNGGVADIYVVFALTDPSSKQRGTTAFIVESDFPGFSVGKKEKKLGIRSSPTTEIIFEDCKVPVANRLGEEGDGFKIAMMTLDGGRNGIAAQAVGIAQGALDAAVDYAKERHQFGKPIAANQGISFKLADMATNIEASRLLTYQAAWLESNGLPYGKESAMSKLFAGDTAMKVTTEAVQVFGGYGYTKDYPVERFMRDAKITQIYEGTQEIQRLVISRMLTK; from the coding sequence ATGCAATTTAAATTATCCGAAGAGCATGAAATGATTCGCAAAATGGTGCGTGATTTTGCGCGAAATGAAGTGGCACCGACAGCGGCGGAGCGGGATGAGGAAGAACGCTTTGACCGGGAGATTTTTGACAAAATGGCGGAGCTAGGCTTAACAGGGATTCCGTGGCCGGAAGAGTATGGCGGCATTGGCAGTGATTATCTTGCTTATTGTATTGCTGTAGAGGAGCTGTCCCGCGTTGATGCGTCAACAGGCGTACTTCTTTCTGCGCACACCTCCCTTGCCGGCTGGCCGATTTACAAATTCGGCAGCGAGGAGCAAAAGCAAACCTATCTGCGCCCAATGGCAGAAGGAACGAAAATTGGTGCATACGGCTTAACGGAACCTGGCAGCGGCTCCGATGCAGGCGGGATGAGAACGACAGCACGCCTAGAGGGCGACCATTACGTCCTCAACGGTTCAAAAATTTTCATCACAAACGGCGGCGTGGCCGATATTTATGTGGTGTTTGCCTTAACAGACCCATCAAGCAAGCAAAGAGGAACAACAGCATTTATTGTCGAGAGCGACTTCCCAGGCTTCTCTGTTGGTAAAAAAGAAAAGAAACTCGGTATTCGTTCATCACCGACAACTGAGATTATTTTTGAAGATTGCAAGGTTCCTGTTGCCAACAGGCTCGGGGAAGAAGGCGACGGCTTTAAAATTGCGATGATGACCCTTGATGGCGGCCGCAATGGCATCGCTGCCCAAGCTGTTGGGATCGCCCAAGGTGCCCTTGATGCAGCTGTTGACTATGCAAAGGAACGCCACCAGTTTGGCAAACCAATTGCTGCGAACCAAGGCATCAGTTTCAAGCTCGCTGATATGGCCACAAATATTGAGGCATCAAGACTATTAACCTATCAAGCGGCATGGCTCGAGTCAAACGGCTTACCATACGGTAAAGAATCAGCGATGTCAAAATTATTTGCAGGCGACACCGCGATGAAGGTGACGACCGAAGCGGTTCAAGTTTTTGGCGGTTATGGTTATACGAAGGATTACCCTGTAGAGCGTTTCATGCGCGATGCAAAAATAACCCAGATTTATGAGGGGACACAGGAAATTCAGCGCCTGGTTATTTCGAGAATGTTAACGAAATAA
- the rpoE gene encoding DNA-directed RNA polymerase subunit delta, which yields MSLAQYSKEELKELSLIEMAYEFLKNSKQPISFNELVKEIQAAAGISEQEIRSRLAQFYTDINIDGRFRSLGENRWGLRVWYPVDTAEEEVVAAVKTKKKKAKKVVDEEDFDEIEDEDYDDLDDFADEDDLLDDEDDLDLDEVDEFDEDDDDDVLEEDEEFELDEDEALDDELEEEEDEEEFDNEEEEEDL from the coding sequence TTGAGTTTAGCACAATACTCAAAAGAGGAATTAAAAGAGTTATCCCTCATCGAAATGGCTTATGAATTTTTAAAAAATAGCAAACAGCCAATCTCATTTAATGAATTGGTAAAAGAGATTCAAGCAGCTGCTGGTATTTCTGAACAGGAGATCAGATCCCGCCTGGCACAATTTTATACGGACATCAACATCGATGGCCGCTTCCGCTCACTAGGAGAAAACCGTTGGGGACTCCGCGTTTGGTATCCTGTCGATACAGCGGAGGAAGAAGTGGTTGCAGCCGTTAAAACGAAGAAGAAAAAGGCGAAGAAGGTTGTCGACGAAGAAGATTTCGATGAAATTGAAGATGAAGATTATGATGACCTCGATGATTTTGCCGATGAAGACGATCTTCTGGATGATGAAGATGATCTCGATCTTGACGAAGTCGATGAATTTGACGAAGATGACGATGATGATGTCCTTGAGGAAGATGAAGAATTTGAGCTGGATGAAGACGAAGCTCTTGATGATGAGCTGGAAGAAGAGGAAGACGAAGAAGAATTTGACAACGAGGAAGAAGAGGAAGACTTGTAA